Below is a genomic region from Raphanus sativus cultivar WK10039 chromosome 4, ASM80110v3, whole genome shotgun sequence.
TATCACCGCTCCCTCTGGaacatctgtttttttttttgtgcaaaacAAGAGAATAGtcttagtattattattattattaacaagGAGATAAGACATTGATGATGACATTGTTTACCACTAACAGTGCTCTTCTTGATGCTCCATGGTTCTAAACCCTCATACCGATAAATTTTCATGTGAAGATCAACGAGAGGTCGGGCATAACGCTTTCTCCTCTTGCACGCATCAGCTTCCTCATATATGTTTCGGTGATGTTTGTGTTGAGCAATGGCAAAGGTATGCTTCCCACGCCACAAATACCTGGAAAACAAAAAGTGATAGTGGATATCAATCCATCCTAGTCTTATATTATATCCTTTGCTACTAAAAGTTGGATGAAACTAATGTAGTTTATACCTTTCTAAAATGAGCAAGGGATCAAGGATAAGCTCCATTTTGGCATCAATCCAAATTGTGTAGCGTGCTTGAGGGAATAAGCGGTGAGTTAAGATTTTGGGGACTTTACCGTTCCTCCTAGGTTCATCATAAGGGGGAGTTTTGAGTAGGATAAGACGCCAGATGCCAACCCAACTGCCACCTTGAACATCTTGACTCACAGTAGTGTTGGATCTTAGGAAATCTAGAGAGACCTCGTCGACGACCATAAGGAAACAGAAGAGGTTCTTGGAACGGTGGCTAATGTTAGAAGGCTGGTGGGGTTGATCATAAGCATCGAAAATCCCAGTGGCAACCACAAATTTACATTTCTGAACGTATTGTTTATCGAGAGAGGACATTTCAGCGCCACCACCTGGAATGAACCCGCAATGGACCTGAAAGTGAAAGGGGGAATAAAATAGTGGATTGGAAGGGAAGAATGGTGAGATTTTGGTGGGAGAGAGTATATAATGTTACCTTCATCTGGGGTTTGAGAATAAAGCTTTCTTGGCGCTGAGACCAGCTAATGTTGCCGCCAAAGAGAGGAAAGGAAGAGTTGGAGGAAAGATCCTCATGAGTAATGTAGGTAAGATTGGTGACAATAGTATCAGGGGTTATTGAAGTGGGAAGGAGGACCTTATCAGGGTCATAGGCTACTGGAATGGGGCATCCTATATATAACATCCATACATACAAAGAGTCTCAGTGtttttttaaagcaaaaaagtgtatttaaaaaaaaaaaaaaaaagagaaagaagaaaaggaaagagagTTACGGTGCTGGGGTTTAGGTACAAAGCCAATGGTGTCTAAGACCACATACAGTCTGCCTTCTTTGTTGCAAATGGCTGCCAATTGAATTGAAACAAGTAAAAATCaattgagaaaataaaaaggaaacaatagTGTGTGGGGATGAAGAGAAGAGCATAATACCGGAGAAGAAGGAAAGGGAAGATTGACAAGACCAAACATGAAAGAGGAGGGCAAGAAGAATGAGAAGCATCCACACAATGCCTCCAACTAGTAGCAGCCGAACGAATCCTGCCTTCCATATTGTTTTTATTGCATTTTCTGAATGGAGTCTACTTCCCGTCGGAGAGAACAACCCACCCTCACCCTCCTCCTCTGTTCAATGAATACTTAACTTCATTAGCTTCCTTCGtacaaccaaaataaataaaaaaaaaaaaaaagcagaccTTTATTATTAGATTGATGATTACTCCTTTCTCCCCGGCGGCTCAACCGCACTGAAAGTGATCTCTGAAAATCACTCATCATCTTCCCCAGAGCCCAGATCTCTCACTCTATTTACCTCGCTCCATGATTTTGGATCTCGTAAAATCTTTAATGCTGCCCGACTTTAGCTTTGGTTTACTAATTTCGCTATATACCGGACCGGACCGGACCGGACCAGTTATTTGTTTAatccaatttaattatatacataagtAACATAACCGTTACTTGGTtctcaattatttaatatattcattATTTCATCATATGTAAATGAActtaaaatgaataataatatgCAAAGTTAATTTGTATACATAATGTTTATTTTTCGAAAGACTATAAAACGCTGATCTTAATCTAATATAATGGTTGtttaatttgaaagaatatatgtagCTTAACATACCATAAAATTAGGGGATAATTTGCTTAAAAACAAAGGAAAATGACGAAATTAGGGATTCGCCAATAACAGTAAAATTTTGATGTGCATGAGATCAACCGCTATGGTGAAAGACGCAACTACCCTGAATACTCGACGAAGTGGATTCTGGAACCTAGATGACATACACTTATTTATAGGCTGACAACATGATTTATGAAGATTTGGaaagattataaaaaaagaTCTGGGTTAGATTTGCTGAACTTATCTTGGTAAAAGatataatcataattaaatCAGAACCACATCTTTTTTCATTGTCGATgtctttttcttcatcttctttctctattATTTTTCTCTAATGAATCTAAACAAAATTGAAGAAGATCACGAGTTCCAAATCAATCCATCATTTATTAGTTCATCTGGTCCTTTTTCCATGAGTACATGAGGTGGTGGCTGCGGCGGACAGGTAATCTCACCTACTGTCAAGAAGATGAGACGACAACATACTGATTCTGGCAAAACGAAAAAGCTTCAAGCTCTAAAtagataaatttatataaatttctttaATTGGAATCTTATTCTTCCCCACGTCTGTACCTTCTTGAATTTGCTTGTTTACCACTAAGAGGTCTCTCTATCTttttgaatttgcttataaagCTTGTT
It encodes:
- the LOC108851303 gene encoding probable hexosyltransferase MUCI70, translated to MMSDFQRSLSVRLSRRGERSNHQSNNKEEEGEGGLFSPTGSRLHSENAIKTIWKAGFVRLLLVGGIVWMLLILLALLFHVWSCQSSLSFFSAICNKEGRLYVVLDTIGFVPKPQHRCPIPVAYDPDKVLLPTSITPDTIVTNLTYITHEDLSSNSSFPLFGGNISWSQRQESFILKPQMKVHCGFIPGGGAEMSSLDKQYVQKCKFVVATGIFDAYDQPHQPSNISHRSKNLFCFLMVVDEVSLDFLRSNTTVSQDVQGGSWVGIWRLILLKTPPYDEPRRNGKVPKILTHRLFPQARYTIWIDAKMELILDPLLILERYLWRGKHTFAIAQHKHHRNIYEEADACKRRKRYARPLVDLHMKIYRYEGLEPWSIKKSTVSDVPEGAVIIREHTAMNNLFSCLWFNEVHLLTPRDQLSFGYVVDRLKGAFKVFMFQNCEYNSLFELHPHIREHSSKIEWVKSLKELKGKGESLKESRGGFGLWTPYPGDLDSVELPKVVRTSKAG